One Senegalia massiliensis genomic window, GATTATAGGTGGAGATGGATGGGCATATGATATTGGATTTGGAGGTTTAGACCATGTGTTAGCGTCTGGAGAAAATATCAATGTATTAGTATTTGATACTGAAGTATATTCAAATACTGGAGGACAATCTTCAAAAGCTACTCCAACATCAGCTGTAGCTAAATTTGCTGCATCAGGTAAGAAAACTAAGAAAAAAGATTTAGGAATGATTGCAACAACTTATGGATATATTTATGTAGCACAAGTATCTATGGGTGCAAATAAAAATCAATTTATGAAGGCATTAGTTGAAGCAGAAAGTTATGATGGACCATCAATTATAATAGCTTATGCACCATGTATAAATCATGGAATAAAAGCAGGTATGGGTAAAGCACAAGAACAAGAAAAGAACGCAGTAGATGCAGGATACTGGCATTTATATAGATATAACCCAACACTTAAAGAAGAAGGAAAGAATCCATTTATATTAGATTCTAAAGAACCAAAAGCTTCATTTAGGGATTTCTTAATGAGTGAAGTTAGATACACTTCATTAGCAGCTACATTCCCTGAGTTTGCAGATCAATTGTTTGAAAAAGCAGAGAAAGATGCGAAAGAAAGATATGAAAATTATAAGAGAATGGCTGAAATGGAATATTAATTAAATAAAAAAACGTAGATTCTACTAGAATCTACGTTTTTTATTATGTTTTTAAACTACCTTAATATCAGATTTAGCTAATATTTTTTGTTCTCTTTCATTTACATCTGATAATTTTTCCATTTCTTTTTCATATTCTTTTACAAACTCTTCATCTTTAATAGATAAAAGATTGATTTTAACATTATACATAGCACCTATAACTGCATTCCTTGCCATCATTGTTGCTATTAAACCATCTGTTACTGCTGATTGATTACCTTTTTCTACTACTTTTTCTGCATAGTCAAATATTTTATATGCATCTTTAGCAATCTCTAAAGGAACTTTTGCAGCACTTTTAAGTCCTTCTTGTATAGCTTCTTTTCTTTTTTTCTTTTCTTCATCTGTAGTTTTAGGCAAACCAAAAGCATCATCAACTTCTTTATAAGAGTTTGAATCTCTAGT contains:
- a CDS encoding cyclodeaminase/cyclohydrolase family protein, with the translated sequence MFQDLTVKKFTDILASNEPMPGGGSVAALSGALSVSLLEMVTNLTIGKKKYAEAQEEMKEIKKIAENMKSKFLNDITRDSNSYKEVDDAFGLPKTTDEEKKKRKEAIQEGLKSAAKVPLEIAKDAYKIFDYAEKVVEKGNQSAVTDGLIATMMARNAVIGAMYNVKINLLSIKDEEFVKEYEKEMEKLSDVNEREQKILAKSDIKVV